In Candidatus Syntrophosphaera sp., the sequence CATAGTTGGCCCGTGTGTCCACGCACTGGGGATAGAGGATCTCCAACGCCACCAATCTGTCCGCGGAAAAGCTGAACAAGCCCAGCAGCGTTGCGATCTGGGCCGAACTGAAGTAATTCTCCGTTGCTGCCAGGCGCAGCAGGTGCAGCTTGCTGTCGCCAAAGGAGGTCCTCCTGACCCTGTTCCTGAGGTTGGTAAAATCACTGTCATCCATTGGCTGTGGCTGCCAGTATCCATATTGGTTTCCGGGCAGGCGATACAGCAAGACCCGGATCTCATTGATCAAAGCCCGGGCCCGCCTCTGTTCGGCTGGCTTGAGCCTGCGCAGGTAAAGCGATTCCCAAAGCTGCAGGCGCTGCTCGATCTGTTGCATGGGATCGTAGACGGAGCCATGGCTGCCTTGGTTGCCATGGTTTCCTTGGTTACCGTAGTTTGCGGTGCTGCCTGAAGGGGGGAAATTGGCGTGGTGCTGCCCGCCTTGCGCGGCCAACGCAGTGAGCATGCAAACGAGCATGAACACAAGGATCATTCTGCTTTTCATGGGGCATCTCCTTTTGTTTGATCTTCGTAAGCATTACCATTCGCCCGGCTGAATACCGCATAAATTTTCGCGACCCTCGTGGGCCAGAATTTATTCTCCTGAAGGGCAAAGCTTTTCTGCTTGACAAAAAAGCCCGGCCCGTATATTCTGAAAGATTATAGCTGAGAATGTGAAAGACAGGAGATTGTATGCCACTGGTCCTGAAAACCACCAAATTCGTGGAATCGCAGATCGATTCTTTCCTGGACGTGGTCA encodes:
- a CDS encoding DUF4476 domain-containing protein, coding for MKSRMILVFMLVCMLTALAAQGGQHHANFPPSGSTANYGNQGNHGNQGSHGSVYDPMQQIEQRLQLWESLYLRRLKPAEQRRARALINEIRVLLYRLPGNQYGYWQPQPMDDSDFTNLRNRVRRTSFGDSKLHLLRLAATENYFSSAQIATLLGLFSFSADRLVALEILYPQCVDTRANYVILDAFTFSADKARAVQIMSG